The Nomascus leucogenys isolate Asia chromosome 4, Asia_NLE_v1, whole genome shotgun sequence genome includes the window ACTGCTCGCTCTTTGATGTGTCTCATATGCTGCAGGTGAGCCGGGGGAGCACGCTGGCCGCCTGATCAGGCCTTCCTCCCTGTTTAGAGTGGTCCACTCCTTGGCTTTGTTTGCTGTGAACTGGATTCCAAGGACAGCCTTCCCAGAAGAGCTAGAGGTCATGGGGGTGTCATGGATAGGTCAATGGCCCCAAGGAAATGAGCTCAGAGGGTCTCATCATCTCATCCTTCTAGCTTGCCCCAACTAAGTGGTGTGCCTTAATGTCCTGGGTTTTCCAGGGCTGACACCCACTCTCATGTATTGGGCTGGGTGTTGGTTTGAAAAGGGGTTATTTCAGGAAAGTGCTAGGTCCTGTCCAGTTCCCTGGCAGTCGCCCCGCACAGAGTGATGGGGGAGGTCAGGAAATCAGAAGGTGGTCCTTTGCCACGTACAGAACCAAAAGACTGGTTAGTCACTTTGGGTGGGCTGGACTGCACTGTGGATGGCAGGGAGGATGCATCCTTGCTTAGTGGCCTTTTGGATTGTAGCTGTTGCAATGGCCTGAGGCTTTCAATCTCTTCCCCAGACCAAGATACTTGGTAGTGACCGGGTGAAGCTGATGGAGAGTCTAGTGGTTGGAGACATTGCAGAGCTAAGACCAAACCAGGTGGGCCCTTTTGTTTCTGCTCTATGAGTTTTCTTAGTCATGAGCCAGCAAATGGGCTGAGTCCCTACCTCAGGCTTAGGGGCACAGAGATGAGTCAAACACAGCTTCTCAGGGCTTGCAGTCTTGGACAGAATCCCTGAGTCATTTCCAGAGACACAGACATTTGTAGGGAGGGGAATATCCCAGCCTTACTACATCAGGCTAGGAGGCCAGAAACCACGGTTAATATGCTACTTTCTGGCCATCCCTTCTGCCTAACCCCTCTCTATTCAACATGTGGTCCCTGGCCAGGCGACGTGActcaaacacctgtaatcccagcacttggggaggccaaggtgggtggatcatctgaggtcaggagttcgagaccagcctggccaacatggcaaaacctcgtttctactaaaaatacaaaaattagccgggcgtggtggcacgtgcttgtagtcccagctactcaggaggctgaggttgcagcgaggtgaggttgcaccactgcactctggcctgggcgacagagcgagactcagtctgaaaagaaaaataacaacaaagtgTGGTCTCTAAACCAACGTCTTTGGAGCTTGTTAGGAATATACTCTCAGGCACTgctccagacctgctgaatcagaaccttcattttaacaagatccccaggtgattcatgtGACCCCTCAACCTCAGGCTTTTTGTCCATCCAGTGGGGAGGCTAAGGAAGTTTTTGGGGGGCATTGCTATGGAATACTTAGGAGAGCCTGAGATCATCAAGATGACCTTTGAAGCTTTTGTTCTGTGGGTTGGCACATGGGCTGAGTCGTCCCAGGTTTGGGTAGGTGAAGCAGCAGGTCCTAGGTGTCATAGATTAAGCGTAAGATGGGGCTCTCAGTACAGAGTGGGGAGGGGTGCAGAGGTCTCACCAGATCAGGGAAGCACCCCAAGGTAGGGAGGGGATGAAAACTTACTTGGTGCATGAGGATCAAAGACCTTGGACTTGGGCCCAGACTTGTACCTTGCACACCCTGAGTCCTTCACATTAGGGTTCATAACCTTTTGGTAGCTAAGTGGGTCCAGGGTTGTGTCTGGCTCACCCTTGGCCTTGCCCTCCTGGACCTGGAAGCCAAAACGCTCCACTTTGGTCCTAGGGGACACTGTCGCTGTTTACCAACGAGGCTGGAGGCATCTTAGATGACTTGATTGTAACCAATACTTCCGAGGGCCACCTGTATGTGGTGTCCAACGCTGGCTGCTGGGAGAAAGATTTGGCCCTCATGCAGGTACACCCCCTCTGTGTTCTAGGCACCTCGTCTTCCTTGTTCATAGAGCAGCATCCTTGTTGTCCAAGACAGGGTTGGCACAGACAAGGGACCTGGAAAATGGCTGAGTGAATGAACAGCTATGAGACTCAAGAGCAGGCCCTCTCTGGAGCATGCCAGGGTTTGGTGGTGGGGGATTACCAGGCATGGGAAGGGGGTCTTGTCCCCTCTGGTGTGaggtggcagaactgggattggGTCATCTCTATCACTTAGTAGCTATGTGACCTTATAAGATGGGAACCAGCctactacctttttttttcctccctcctcctcctctccactgTCTCACTACTGTCCAGCTCTGCAGTGTCCAGCccatggtaggtgctcagtaagtggcCCCAGATGCTCTTGTGTTTCTGTCTTTTAGGACAAGCTCAGGGAGCTTCAGAACCAGGGCAGAGATGTGGGCCTGGAGGTGTTGGATAATGCCCTGCTAGCTCTGCAAGGTGAGAGGGCTGGGCTGGAGTTGGAGCCAACCTTTGCCTTCCTGGCTTCATTGACTGCTTAGCACAGAGGCCATACCAAGAAGAAGGTGTGGAAGGTGTGATACTTGTGTGCCATAATTTTAAGTTTGGTATCTTGCCCTCTTCCTACCTACCACAAGGGTCCATGGGCTAGGGACAAGGGCATCTTCTCCCACTTGCAGAGTAAGACGTGCTCAGGGCTTGTTCTCGTCCCTGAATAAGGCTTTAGTCCAGCTTTGAGGGATGTTGGGACCTGGATATTTGGTCACTGGCTCCCTGGGCTCAGGCCCCACTGCAGCCCAGGTACTACAGGCCGGCGTGGCAGATGACCTGAGGAAACTGCCCTTCATGACCAGTGCTGTGATGGAGGTGTTTGGCGTGTCTGGCTGCCGCGTGACCCGCTGTGGCTACACAGGAGAGGATGGTGTGGAGGTGTGTCAAGAAGTGGTGTAGGGGGCAGTACAGGGCAAAGATGCATGTGAGGGGTTGGGGGTATGTGGTACAGGGAGCTTCCCATCTGCCCTCTGGTGTTTCATACAGATCTCGGTGCCAGTAGCGGGGGCAGTTCACCTGGCAACAGCTCTTCTGAAAAACCCAGAGGTGAAGCTGGCAGGGCTGGCAGCCAGGGACAGCCTGCGCCTGGAGGCAGGCCTCTGCCTGTACGGGAATGACATTAATGAACACACTACACCTGTGGAGGGCAGCCTCAGTTGGACACTGGGTGAGCTGGGCCAGCACTCAAGGATAGGGTCCTGGAGGTTGGGGTGACCCTTAATAAGACTAGCCAGCCCATGACTCCTCCAAAGGTTATGTAGCCTGGAGCCTTCTTGAGCCTCCCTTCCCTGAAGGTGCCACTGTGGCTTTGCCCATTAGAAACTGAAGATgttggccggatgcggtggctcacacctgtaatcccagcactttgggaggccgaagcgggcggatcacgaggtcaggaatcaagaccatcctggctaacacggtgaaaccccgtctctactaaaaatacaaaaaaaaaaattagctgggcattgtggcgggcgcctatagtcccagctgctcgggaggctgaggcaggagaatggcatgaacctgggcggtggagtttgcagtgagccgagatcgcgccactgcactccagccagggcgatagagcgagaccccgtctcaaaaaacaaaaaaagaaaaaaaagaaactgaagatgctgccgggcatggtgtctcacacctgtaatcccagcactttgggaggccaaggtgggtggatcacgaggtcaggaattcgagaatagcctggccaacatggtaagaccccgtctctactaaaaatataaaaattagccaggcatggtggcgggtgcctgtaatcccagctactcaggagactgaggcaggtaaatcacttgaacctgggaggcagagtttgcagtgagctgagatcgtgccactgcactctgggcctgggggacagagtgactccatctcagaaaaaaaaaagaagaaactgaagatgCTCAGCAGGTGGGCAGCATGGCCTCTAGGGGATAGGAGGTGGTTGGTTGGCTGACGGCAGTGAGGGGAGGAATAGAGCCTGGAGTAGCCCAAGCGAAGGGGCCTTGATGCTAGATAGTGTGTTACTTGAGGACCTCATAAGGACCTCCTGTGGCCAGGGCTTCTATGGGCTGTGGCTTATGTCTCGTGTCATTCTCCAGGGAAGCGCCGCCGAGCTGCTATGGACTTCCCTGGAGCCAAGGTCATTGTTCCCCAGCTGAAGGGCAAAGTGCAGCGGAGGCGTGTGGGGTTGATGTGCGAGGGGGCCCCCATGCGGGCACACAGTCCCATCCTGAACATGGAGGGTATCAACATTGGTAGGTGG containing:
- the AMT gene encoding aminomethyltransferase, mitochondrial isoform X4, with the protein product MQRAVSVVACLGFRLQAFPPALCRPLSCAQEVLRRTPLYDFHLAHGGKMVAFAGWSLPVQYRDSHTDSHLHTRQHCSLFDVSHMLQGTLSLFTNEAGGILDDLIVTNTSEGHLYVVSNAGCWEKDLALMQDKLRELQNQGRDVGLEVLDNALLALQGPTAAQVLQAGVADDLRKLPFMTSAVMEVFGVSGCRVTRCGYTGEDGVEISVPVAGAVHLATALLKNPEVKLAGLAARDSLRLEAGLCLYGNDINEHTTPVEGSLSWTLGKRRRAAMDFPGAKVIVPQLKGKVQRRRVGLMCEGAPMRAHSPILNMEGINIGTVTSGCPSPSLKKNVAMGYVPCEYSRPGTMLLVESMIPLTYSCLLESNENLWFCHLSHSVRCWLWSKGSPLRGR
- the AMT gene encoding aminomethyltransferase, mitochondrial isoform X2; protein product: MQRAVSVVACLGFRLQAFPPALCRPLSCAQEVLRRTPLYDFHLAHGGKMVAFAGWSLPVQYRDSHTDSHLHTRQHCSLFDVSHMLQTKILGSDRVKLMESLVVGDIAELRPNQGTLSLFTNEAGGILDDLIVTNTSEGHLYVVSNAGCWEKDLALMQDKLRELQNQGRDVGLEVLDNALLALQGPTAAQVLQAGVADDLRKLPFMTSAVMEVFGVSGCRVTRCGYTGEDGVEISVPVAGAVHLATALLKNPEVKLAGLAARDSLRLEAGLCLYGNDINEHTTPVEGSLSWTLGKRRRAAMDFPGAKVIVPQLKGKVQRRRVGLMCEGAPMRAHSPILNMEGINIGTVTSGCPSPSLKKNVAMGYVPCEYSRPGTMLLVEVRRKQQMAVVSKMPFVPTKYYTLK
- the AMT gene encoding aminomethyltransferase, mitochondrial isoform X1; its protein translation is MQRAVSVVACLGFRLQAFPPALCRPLSCAQEVLRRTPLYDFHLAHGGKMVAFAGWSLPVQYRDSHTDSHLHTRQHCSLFDVSHMLQTKILGSDRVKLMESLVVGDIAELRPNQGTLSLFTNEAGGILDDLIVTNTSEGHLYVVSNAGCWEKDLALMQDKLRELQNQGRDVGLEVLDNALLALQGPTAAQVLQAGVADDLRKLPFMTSAVMEVFGVSGCRVTRCGYTGEDGVEISVPVAGAVHLATALLKNPEVKLAGLAARDSLRLEAGLCLYGNDINEHTTPVEGSLSWTLGKRRRAAMDFPGAKVIVPQLKGKVQRRRVGLMCEGAPMRAHSPILNMEGINIGTVTSGCPSPSLKKNVAMGYVPCEYSRPGTMLLVESMIPLTYSCLLESNENLWFCHLSHSVRCWLWSKGSPLRGR
- the AMT gene encoding aminomethyltransferase, mitochondrial isoform X3, coding for MQRAEVLRRTPLYDFHLAHGGKMVAFAGWSLPVQYRDSHTDSHLHTRQHCSLFDVSHMLQTKILGSDRVKLMESLVVGDIAELRPNQGTLSLFTNEAGGILDDLIVTNTSEGHLYVVSNAGCWEKDLALMQDKLRELQNQGRDVGLEVLDNALLALQGPTAAQVLQAGVADDLRKLPFMTSAVMEVFGVSGCRVTRCGYTGEDGVEISVPVAGAVHLATALLKNPEVKLAGLAARDSLRLEAGLCLYGNDINEHTTPVEGSLSWTLGKRRRAAMDFPGAKVIVPQLKGKVQRRRVGLMCEGAPMRAHSPILNMEGINIGTVTSGCPSPSLKKNVAMGYVPCEYSRPGTMLLVESMIPLTYSCLLESNENLWFCHLSHSVRCWLWSKGSPLRGR